Proteins from one Nitrososphaerales archaeon genomic window:
- a CDS encoding TrpB-like pyridoxal phosphate-dependent enzyme: protein MSQQQLRSILSADNLPKSYYNIQHDLPEPLAPPLDPKTLKPVSPEALLRLFAKECVMQEVSSEEFIPIPEEVREAYIRLGRPTPLYRATRLEQKLKTPAKIFFKREDLNPVGSHKPNTAIAQAYYHKKEGTERLTTETGAGQWGSALALACALFDIDLTVYMTRSSFDQKPYRRILMEVYGAEVHSSPSDKTNVGKGFLAKDKRHPGSLGIAISEAIEDCVTHDNTKYSLGSVLNHVLTHQSVIGQEAKVQLEDFDLEPDYIVGCIGGGSNYAGLSYPFMRDKLRGKSEAEFVAVEPKAVPSTTKGEYRYDYADTGEMTPLIKMYTVGHSYQCPPIHAGGLRYHGKAPSMCMLIDKGYMRSVAYSQNEIMEAGMLFAQTEGIVPAPETNHAVKATIDLALQCKHRNEEKVILFNLSGHGLLDLKAYDDKLSNSLSDYEPDPATIRSALQSVPLVK, encoded by the coding sequence ATGAGCCAGCAGCAACTGAGGTCCATCCTCTCCGCCGACAACCTCCCGAAAAGCTACTACAACATTCAACACGACTTGCCAGAGCCCCTTGCGCCTCCCCTCGACCCCAAGACGCTGAAACCCGTTTCTCCGGAGGCCTTGCTCCGCCTCTTCGCCAAGGAGTGCGTGATGCAGGAGGTTTCCTCGGAGGAGTTCATCCCCATCCCCGAGGAGGTCCGCGAGGCCTACATCAGGCTCGGCAGGCCCACCCCGCTCTACCGTGCGACAAGGCTCGAGCAGAAGCTCAAGACGCCGGCGAAGATCTTCTTCAAGCGAGAGGACCTCAACCCCGTCGGCAGTCACAAGCCCAACACCGCCATAGCTCAGGCGTACTATCACAAGAAGGAGGGCACGGAGCGACTCACGACCGAGACAGGCGCAGGACAGTGGGGGAGCGCCCTCGCGCTCGCGTGCGCGCTCTTCGACATCGACCTCACGGTCTACATGACGCGAAGCAGCTTCGACCAGAAACCCTACAGGCGCATCCTGATGGAAGTGTACGGGGCCGAGGTCCACTCGTCTCCGAGCGACAAGACGAACGTCGGCAAGGGCTTCCTCGCAAAGGACAAGCGACACCCTGGGAGTCTCGGGATAGCGATTAGCGAGGCAATCGAGGACTGCGTCACCCACGATAACACAAAGTACTCTCTGGGCAGCGTCCTCAACCACGTCCTGACCCACCAGTCGGTCATCGGCCAGGAGGCGAAGGTGCAACTCGAGGACTTCGACCTCGAGCCGGACTATATCGTCGGATGCATTGGGGGCGGGAGTAACTACGCGGGCCTCTCCTATCCGTTCATGCGCGACAAGCTCCGCGGGAAGAGCGAAGCCGAGTTCGTGGCTGTGGAGCCGAAGGCCGTGCCCTCCACAACGAAGGGGGAGTACAGGTACGACTACGCAGACACCGGGGAGATGACACCGCTGATCAAGATGTACACCGTTGGCCACAGCTATCAGTGCCCACCCATCCACGCCGGCGGTCTCAGGTACCATGGGAAGGCCCCGTCGATGTGCATGCTAATCGACAAGGGCTACATGAGGAGCGTTGCATACTCCCAAAACGAAATAATGGAGGCGGGAATGCTGTTCGCCCAGACTGAAGGCATAGTGCCAGCACCCGAGACCAATCACGCCGTGAAGGCGACCATAGACTTGGCGTTGCAGTGCAAGCATAGGAACGAGGAGAAGGTCATCCTCTTCAACCTGAGCGGCCACGGCCTTCTCGACCTGAAGGCGTACGACGACAAGCTGAGCAACAGCCTGTCGGACTACGAGCCCGACCCTGCCACAATCAGGAGTGCGCTGCAGTCTGTTCCGCTCGTGAAGTAG
- a CDS encoding MBL fold metallo-hydrolase: MAVRITCYGGVAEIGGNKFLLEDKDTKVLLDFGTGFSEGSEYFNGMIKPRGVNGAGDLFEFGLLPEIQGLYSEEALQNTELKHKEPDVAAVILSHYHWDHMGRIPHIDREIPVYCGETTELIAEAYSRAGGSPLDGHKLKTFRTGDRFRVGPMEFVPVHVDHSIPGAYGFVIHTSEGAVAYTGDFRFHGRAGSMTGDFVKAAKEAEPQVLLSEGTRVNEDDTKRAMSEEDVLNETLNVVGSSRRLVLSSFKGNDVDRINTFSEAAEKTGRRLLVSMKTALLLEMLSRDSGIEVPKVGKDVLVYVKRKRSGKIDDKDYLKWERPFLNHGSTAEDVHREQGKLFLHLETWNLPEVIDIKPERGGVYVHSSTEAFNEEGEREEDLVKNWVDHLGFSYHQIHASGHAPMTGVKELVVEIGARKVVPIHTEHPEMFRGFRGGRVELPVLGKPLAVSGN, translated from the coding sequence ATGGCTGTCCGAATAACTTGCTACGGCGGGGTGGCCGAAATCGGCGGCAACAAGTTCCTGCTTGAGGACAAGGACACCAAGGTCCTGCTCGACTTCGGCACGGGTTTCTCCGAGGGCTCCGAATACTTCAACGGCATGATCAAGCCTAGAGGTGTGAACGGGGCGGGGGACCTCTTCGAGTTCGGGCTCTTACCCGAGATTCAGGGCCTTTACTCCGAGGAAGCGCTCCAGAACACTGAGCTGAAGCACAAGGAACCCGACGTGGCCGCGGTAATCCTCAGTCACTACCACTGGGACCACATGGGCAGAATACCGCACATTGACCGGGAGATACCTGTTTACTGCGGCGAGACCACTGAACTCATCGCGGAGGCGTACAGCAGGGCCGGAGGTTCTCCGCTCGACGGACACAAGCTGAAGACATTCAGAACGGGCGACAGGTTCCGAGTAGGGCCGATGGAGTTCGTCCCAGTCCATGTGGACCACTCGATACCAGGCGCGTATGGGTTCGTGATTCATACATCCGAGGGCGCCGTCGCCTACACCGGCGACTTCCGATTTCACGGCCGCGCAGGCTCAATGACAGGTGACTTCGTGAAGGCGGCAAAGGAGGCCGAGCCCCAAGTGCTGCTCAGCGAGGGGACGAGGGTCAACGAAGACGACACTAAGAGAGCGATGAGCGAGGAGGACGTGCTGAACGAGACGCTGAATGTGGTCGGGTCGAGCAGGAGGCTCGTCCTCTCCTCGTTCAAGGGGAACGACGTCGACAGGATAAACACGTTCAGCGAGGCTGCAGAGAAGACGGGCAGGCGACTGTTGGTCTCGATGAAGACTGCTCTCCTCTTGGAGATGCTGAGCAGAGACAGCGGCATAGAAGTGCCGAAGGTGGGAAAGGACGTGCTGGTCTACGTTAAGAGGAAGAGGAGCGGAAAGATAGACGATAAGGACTACTTGAAGTGGGAGAGGCCCTTCCTCAACCACGGCTCCACGGCGGAGGACGTCCACCGCGAGCAAGGGAAGCTCTTCCTTCATCTCGAAACGTGGAACCTTCCTGAGGTAATCGATATCAAGCCAGAGAGGGGAGGCGTCTATGTCCATTCTTCGACTGAAGCCTTCAACGAGGAAGGAGAAAGGGAGGAAGACCTGGTCAAGAACTGGGTGGACCATCTCGGCTTCAGCTACCATCAGATTCACGCGTCGGGACACGCGCCGATGACCGGAGTCAAGGAGCTGGTGGTCGAAATCGGAGCCAGGAAGGTGGTCCCGATCCACACAGAGCACCCCGAGATGTTCCGAGGCTTCCGCGGTGGCAGGGTTGAGCTTCCAGTACTCGGGAAACCCCTAGCAGTCAGCGGGAACTAA
- a CDS encoding carbohydrate kinase family protein gives MAKRRYDAAVMHDFFVDRLVHTRDLPRLFELAWRKWKRGGGSIHDIAEEDVSGGNAVNLAHALGTLGAKVLIVTHSDEEHRPQLQKAFRGLKVEARVKPLPAGLTVSFEERVNVMVSYSGGAAKFSPALLTEGDWRALRSSRIVCSANWAANDQGTELLVALRENLGERATVHLGTADVTDREARYRKLVDLMKRKRLADWLSVNEFEAGATARALGLSPGTTKKMCGMISRELGIMVDLHTEYSSYTSTDGSVVERKTHHVRPRRLTGAGDVWDAASIFANLRGMDDGDRLEFANTAARLYVQAEPLRPPTLKEVRDALG, from the coding sequence TTGGCAAAGCGAAGGTACGACGCAGCCGTCATGCACGACTTCTTTGTCGACAGGCTCGTGCATACTCGCGACCTGCCGAGGTTGTTCGAACTGGCTTGGAGGAAGTGGAAGCGTGGAGGAGGCAGCATCCACGACATTGCAGAAGAAGACGTCAGCGGAGGGAACGCCGTGAACCTGGCCCACGCACTTGGGACGCTCGGTGCGAAGGTCCTCATTGTGACTCACAGCGACGAGGAGCATCGCCCGCAACTGCAGAAGGCGTTCAGGGGTCTGAAAGTCGAAGCGAGGGTCAAACCACTGCCCGCGGGGCTCACCGTCTCGTTCGAAGAGAGGGTCAACGTTATGGTCAGCTACTCGGGAGGGGCGGCCAAGTTCTCTCCTGCGCTGTTGACCGAGGGCGACTGGCGGGCCCTGCGGTCGTCCAGAATCGTCTGCTCCGCGAACTGGGCAGCGAACGACCAAGGCACAGAACTGCTCGTCGCGCTCAGGGAGAACCTCGGAGAGCGGGCGACTGTGCATCTTGGGACAGCAGACGTGACGGACAGGGAGGCGAGGTACAGGAAGCTCGTCGACCTAATGAAGAGGAAACGGCTCGCCGACTGGCTGAGTGTCAACGAGTTTGAGGCAGGCGCCACAGCCAGGGCTCTCGGGCTGAGCCCGGGAACCACCAAAAAGATGTGCGGGATGATATCGAGAGAGCTCGGGATCATGGTGGACTTGCACACTGAGTACTCTTCCTACACTAGCACCGACGGGAGCGTTGTCGAGCGGAAGACCCACCACGTGAGACCTAGGAGGTTGACTGGAGCTGGCGATGTCTGGGACGCAGCTTCAATCTTTGCAAACCTCCGCGGGATGGACGACGGGGACAGGCTGGAGTTCGCCAACACCGCGGCCAGGCTCTACGTCCAGGCCGAGCCGCTAAGGCCCCCCACCCTGAAAGAGGTCCGCGACGCGCTCGGCTGA
- a CDS encoding TldD/PmbA family protein — protein MDPARLNEVAVAAAKRLGADDAVALTVNNLEKMVRFANNSATVIKGIDEMELTVYLAKGKRRAIASTSNPLESNVKRFVGDLFASLKGLTVSDYVPLPSKAMKYRPNRERYDRKIQNLGEKLPDLAARAINASLKAGAKRSAGVIEASAVAYHILTSTGTQGADARTSITLNIRSFSENDASGHGLSCSADMAGFDPEEAGKRAGEAAKEMVDASEPEPGTYDVLLSPAVASNLIESVASAASAFSVDAGISYLADKVGKTVASEHLSLTDHGHTRGALGGRSFDDEGMPTRSTKLIDSGVLKGYLHNLTTAKKWKTETTGNAGFVTPHAWNLEVGRGDAKYAEMVREMKRGIVLTSNWYTRFKNYRTGEFSTVPRDGAYLVEGGEVVKSLKGMRLSDDLLRMFSSARMLSRNREWVEWWEVGTPTLCPWILVEGTKITRAYE, from the coding sequence ATGGACCCTGCAAGGCTGAACGAGGTCGCCGTCGCGGCGGCGAAGAGGCTGGGCGCTGACGACGCCGTGGCCCTCACGGTCAACAACTTGGAGAAGATGGTGAGGTTCGCGAACAACTCAGCCACGGTGATCAAGGGGATAGACGAAATGGAGCTGACGGTCTACCTGGCGAAGGGAAAGAGGAGGGCGATAGCCTCCACCTCCAACCCCCTAGAGTCCAACGTCAAGAGGTTCGTGGGAGACCTGTTCGCCTCCCTGAAGGGGCTAACGGTCTCCGACTACGTCCCGCTGCCGAGCAAGGCAATGAAGTACAGGCCGAACCGCGAGAGGTACGACAGGAAGATACAGAACCTGGGCGAGAAGCTGCCCGACCTCGCAGCGCGCGCGATCAATGCCTCCCTCAAGGCAGGGGCGAAGAGGTCAGCTGGAGTGATAGAGGCTTCGGCAGTGGCCTATCACATTCTGACATCTACGGGGACCCAAGGTGCAGACGCCAGGACTTCGATCACCCTGAACATCAGGTCATTCTCTGAGAACGACGCAAGTGGACACGGCCTTTCGTGCTCCGCAGACATGGCGGGGTTCGACCCAGAGGAGGCGGGCAAGAGGGCTGGCGAGGCGGCCAAGGAGATGGTCGACGCCTCCGAGCCAGAGCCGGGAACGTACGACGTGCTCCTGAGCCCCGCAGTGGCGTCCAACCTCATCGAGTCTGTCGCCTCGGCTGCGTCCGCCTTCTCCGTTGACGCGGGAATCTCGTATCTTGCGGACAAGGTCGGCAAGACGGTCGCATCGGAGCATCTCTCTCTGACGGACCACGGGCACACCAGGGGAGCTCTCGGAGGAAGGTCGTTCGACGACGAGGGTATGCCGACGCGGTCGACGAAACTGATCGACTCGGGCGTGCTCAAAGGCTACCTCCACAACCTGACGACAGCGAAGAAGTGGAAGACCGAGACGACGGGGAACGCCGGATTCGTGACCCCCCACGCCTGGAACCTCGAGGTCGGAAGGGGTGACGCCAAGTACGCCGAGATGGTGAGGGAGATGAAGAGGGGGATAGTACTGACGAGCAACTGGTACACCAGGTTCAAGAACTACAGGACTGGAGAGTTCTCCACCGTCCCTAGAGACGGAGCCTACCTTGTTGAAGGTGGTGAGGTGGTGAAGTCGCTAAAGGGGATGCGGCTCAGCGACGACCTGCTGAGGATGTTCTCCTCTGCCAGGATGCTCTCGCGCAACAGGGAATGGGTGGAGTGGTGGGAGGTAGGCACGCCTACGCTCTGCCCGTGGATACTCGTCGAAGGGACGAAGATCACAAGGGCGTACGAGTAG
- a CDS encoding HAD family hydrolase: MSLGLIFDIDGTLVTFRFDVRGTRRELIAELTKDGFDTSDLTLSSPTQRIMDAARGQVVAGKVRTDYPSLKQRLYSILDRFEMESSMNASLFPGTVETLRFLRSRSAKLGVLTNSGRKSAEEVLNRYSLAEFFDFVLTREDVDEMKPSPEGIHRAVSMFSLPKESLYYVGDSLYDIIAAKEAGLKVVSVATGNYTAQKLREEGADIVIDSLPSLPRVLRL; the protein is encoded by the coding sequence ATGTCCCTCGGCCTCATCTTCGACATCGATGGTACGCTAGTGACGTTCAGGTTCGACGTCCGAGGCACGAGGCGGGAGCTGATTGCAGAGCTCACCAAGGATGGGTTCGATACTTCGGACCTCACGCTGTCCTCTCCCACTCAGCGAATAATGGACGCGGCAAGGGGCCAGGTCGTCGCGGGGAAGGTCAGGACCGACTACCCGTCCCTCAAGCAGAGGCTCTACTCCATCCTCGACAGGTTCGAGATGGAGAGCAGCATGAATGCTTCCCTTTTTCCGGGCACGGTTGAGACGCTTAGGTTTCTGAGGAGCCGATCTGCGAAGCTCGGTGTTCTCACAAACAGCGGAAGGAAGTCAGCCGAGGAGGTCCTGAATCGATACTCCCTAGCAGAGTTCTTCGACTTCGTCCTCACTAGGGAGGACGTCGACGAAATGAAGCCGAGTCCTGAAGGCATACACAGGGCCGTCTCCATGTTCTCGTTGCCCAAGGAGAGCCTGTACTATGTTGGCGACAGCTTGTACGACATCATTGCAGCGAAGGAGGCGGGCCTCAAGGTTGTGTCCGTGGCAACTGGCAACTACACGGCCCAGAAGCTCAGGGAAGAGGGTGCCGACATCGTGATAGACTCGCTCCCGTCGCTGCCAAGAGTCCTTCGCTTGTAG
- a CDS encoding DUF2683 family protein produces MVKAIVEIDIEANKVINVLKAQYGLKDKSQAINEMAKQYKELVLESGVRPEYLKRLKKIREEPIIRVGGIDDFKKRYGSK; encoded by the coding sequence ATGGTCAAGGCTATAGTCGAGATAGACATTGAAGCGAACAAAGTGATCAACGTTCTCAAGGCTCAGTACGGCTTGAAGGACAAGTCCCAGGCGATAAACGAGATGGCCAAGCAATACAAGGAGCTCGTGCTTGAATCCGGAGTCAGGCCGGAGTACCTCAAGAGGCTGAAGAAGATCCGAGAAGAACCGATAATAAGAGTCGGCGGCATCGACGATTTCAAGAAGAGATACGGTTCGAAGTGA
- a CDS encoding TldD/PmbA family protein: MKLEEAKQLAEKAVSRAASAGASYAEARVQETRGREFLLKNGEPQPSYFAESFGIGLRVLCKGALGFTATNRFDRASVNEMSLKAVKLARASASILKKPIVFDSSKAVKRKWAAEEKEKVENGNAAWLRGVLEEIESRIADGRAGVAIPGRILGLGVDLEERYYVNSDGARVQSRLPRVSFFGSLTASEGGEMAQRSIQEGESGGLEVVKRVGLVERVEEEAKVLGKVIRTTAKPPTDTIDVILSSELSGIAAHESVGHPQEADRVLGREGAQAGESYLKRDSLGMRVGSKEANISDDPTLLHSNGFTPVDDEGVEAKKRMLIKDGVINEYLHNRYTAAEFGLSSNGASRSVAFDREPIIRMSNTFVEPGNYSFEELVKEVKHGIFFKSFTEWNIDDKRLNQRYVALEAYLIVAGEMKGLVKAPVLEITTPRLWSSVKARSRNMDFEAATCGKGDPQQGAPVWTGGPETLLAGIKLGAR; the protein is encoded by the coding sequence TTGAAGCTCGAAGAAGCGAAGCAGCTGGCCGAGAAGGCTGTCTCGCGTGCCGCGTCGGCAGGCGCGTCCTACGCAGAGGCGAGGGTCCAAGAGACCCGTGGGCGGGAGTTCCTACTCAAGAACGGAGAGCCTCAGCCTTCTTACTTCGCTGAAAGCTTCGGCATTGGCCTGAGGGTGCTGTGCAAGGGCGCACTCGGCTTCACGGCCACGAACAGGTTCGACAGGGCATCCGTGAACGAGATGAGCCTGAAGGCGGTGAAGCTGGCGCGCGCCTCCGCCTCAATCCTGAAGAAGCCGATAGTCTTCGACTCATCCAAGGCAGTCAAGAGAAAGTGGGCTGCGGAGGAGAAAGAAAAGGTGGAGAACGGAAACGCAGCGTGGCTCAGGGGGGTCCTCGAGGAGATAGAGTCAAGGATCGCAGACGGCAGGGCAGGAGTGGCGATTCCCGGGAGAATTCTCGGGCTCGGCGTCGACCTAGAAGAGAGGTACTACGTGAACAGCGACGGCGCGAGGGTCCAGAGCAGACTGCCGCGAGTCTCGTTCTTCGGTTCGCTCACGGCCTCGGAAGGAGGCGAGATGGCCCAGAGGTCCATCCAGGAAGGTGAGAGCGGTGGCCTCGAGGTGGTGAAACGGGTCGGGTTGGTGGAGAGGGTCGAGGAGGAGGCGAAGGTCCTGGGCAAGGTCATCAGGACTACCGCGAAGCCTCCGACCGACACGATAGACGTGATACTGAGCTCCGAACTGTCCGGGATTGCGGCTCACGAATCGGTGGGTCATCCCCAGGAAGCGGACCGGGTCCTGGGCAGGGAGGGTGCGCAGGCGGGAGAGTCGTACCTGAAGCGGGACAGCCTAGGAATGAGGGTCGGCAGCAAGGAGGCGAACATCAGCGACGACCCGACGCTCCTGCACTCTAACGGGTTCACGCCGGTCGACGACGAGGGAGTGGAGGCGAAGAAGCGGATGCTAATCAAGGATGGAGTGATCAACGAGTACCTTCACAACAGGTACACTGCGGCCGAGTTCGGATTGAGCAGCAACGGAGCGTCTAGGTCCGTGGCCTTCGACAGGGAGCCGATAATCAGGATGTCGAATACCTTCGTGGAACCCGGGAACTACTCGTTTGAGGAGCTTGTCAAGGAGGTGAAGCACGGCATCTTCTTCAAGTCGTTCACCGAATGGAACATAGACGACAAGAGGCTCAACCAGAGATACGTGGCGCTGGAGGCGTACCTCATAGTGGCTGGCGAGATGAAGGGCTTGGTGAAGGCGCCTGTCCTTGAGATAACCACTCCAAGACTGTGGAGTAGCGTGAAAGCACGGAGCAGGAACATGGACTTCGAGGCAGCAACCTGTGGCAAGGGAGACCCACAGCAGGGAGCACCGGTATGGACTGGTGGCCCGGAGACGCTGCTAGCCGGAATCAAGCTGGGGGCGAGGTAG
- a CDS encoding type II toxin-antitoxin system RelE/ParE family toxin — translation MYALETREHVDRVFRKLARKNPEQMGMITKKIQEILEDPHRFKPMHFPLAGMRRVHFGNFVLLFSIDEQRMTVILEDYEHHDKIYRTK, via the coding sequence ATGTATGCTCTCGAGACGAGGGAGCACGTTGACAGGGTTTTCAGAAAGTTAGCCAGAAAAAATCCGGAGCAGATGGGGATGATAACAAAGAAGATTCAGGAGATACTGGAAGACCCACACAGGTTCAAGCCGATGCATTTTCCTCTAGCGGGCATGAGAAGGGTGCATTTCGGCAACTTCGTCCTCCTGTTTTCAATCGACGAGCAGAGAATGACGGTCATTCTTGAAGACTACGAGCACCACGACAAGATATACAGGACAAAGTGA
- the ltrA gene encoding group II intron reverse transcriptase/maturase, producing MGSNDKLGEQSPNPVVRKDEGRAILRIQSGLAIAATRRPNKQFHNLHSLLWKREWLNSALDAVLDNSGAKTSGVDGMCGADLREPSARARFIDEPRAGLKQLTYHPSPVLRKCIPKASGGERPIGIPTIRDRVVQMVLKMALEPIFEADFLPNSNGFRPERSTLECILPMYRYGDDSRLYEWVIEGDIEGCFDNIDHGILMEAIQKRIADPKILWLIRRFLKAPVIDKGIRLQIQKGTPQGGVLSPLLANIYLNGFDQFWYENWGKPTKREHQRKHEQARCVLFRYADDFILSVKGTQEQATAIMDSIRSFFLEKLRLNLSTDKTRVVRLEDGFNFLGFYIRRVRFEHYNCVRIRPTQKNLLRLKGKLQSMLGSSARHDDPQMKIAAMNRVLRGWGNYYRAVNSVQQFETGDFLAERLFRKWYCRKYQIGVRKYLSQVRPNGEVVLQRGPVKAELFRMSSLGSMHSTLNHRLVWRYRSISNPYIGGTHATSASEENGPIIDAPNVRPIAPEYNDETYLSNRLLAFERDGWRCVWCGGQDNLQAHHIEPVPVGTVFDPTVVHRVENLQTLCATCHSKLPRN from the coding sequence ATGGGCTCAAACGATAAGCTCGGTGAGCAATCACCGAATCCAGTAGTCCGCAAGGACGAAGGCAGAGCCATTCTCCGCATCCAGAGTGGGCTCGCCATAGCAGCAACAAGACGACCGAACAAGCAATTCCATAATCTGCATTCGCTACTCTGGAAGCGAGAGTGGCTCAACTCGGCTCTTGATGCAGTCCTAGACAACTCTGGCGCGAAGACCTCAGGCGTGGACGGGATGTGCGGGGCAGACCTGCGCGAACCATCCGCGAGAGCCAGATTTATCGATGAACCGCGGGCGGGGCTGAAACAACTGACCTACCACCCCTCACCGGTGCTTAGGAAATGTATTCCGAAGGCAAGCGGAGGGGAGCGACCGATAGGCATTCCGACGATAAGGGACAGGGTGGTGCAGATGGTCTTGAAGATGGCATTAGAACCAATCTTCGAGGCCGACTTCCTACCCAATTCCAACGGCTTCAGACCTGAGAGGAGCACGCTGGAGTGCATATTGCCCATGTATCGGTATGGGGACGATAGTCGTCTGTATGAGTGGGTCATAGAGGGAGACATTGAAGGGTGTTTCGACAACATCGACCACGGAATCCTAATGGAAGCTATCCAGAAAAGGATAGCCGACCCAAAAATTCTGTGGCTGATTCGTCGGTTCCTCAAGGCACCCGTCATCGATAAGGGCATTCGACTTCAAATCCAGAAGGGAACGCCTCAGGGCGGTGTCCTTTCGCCATTACTAGCCAATATCTATCTCAATGGGTTCGACCAGTTCTGGTATGAGAACTGGGGCAAACCTACAAAGCGAGAGCACCAACGAAAACACGAACAGGCCAGATGTGTGCTGTTCAGGTATGCGGATGACTTCATCCTGAGCGTGAAAGGCACGCAGGAGCAGGCCACCGCCATCATGGACAGCATACGGAGCTTCTTCTTGGAGAAGCTCAGGCTAAACCTGTCCACAGACAAGACACGCGTAGTGCGGCTGGAAGATGGATTCAACTTCCTCGGATTCTATATCCGTCGGGTTCGATTCGAGCACTACAACTGCGTCAGGATACGACCAACACAAAAGAACCTGCTCCGCCTCAAAGGCAAGCTGCAATCGATGCTAGGGTCAAGCGCACGCCACGATGACCCTCAAATGAAAATTGCAGCAATGAACCGTGTTCTGAGAGGATGGGGCAACTATTACAGGGCGGTCAACTCAGTCCAGCAATTCGAGACAGGAGACTTTCTGGCAGAACGCCTATTTCGTAAATGGTATTGCAGGAAATACCAGATAGGTGTCAGGAAATACCTATCGCAAGTGCGTCCGAATGGTGAGGTAGTCCTCCAGAGGGGGCCTGTAAAGGCCGAACTCTTCAGGATGTCCTCCCTCGGAAGCATGCACTCCACGTTGAACCATCGACTTGTCTGGAGATACAGGTCAATCAGCAATCCATACATCGGCGGCACTCATGCAACCAGTGCCTCAGAGGAGAATGGCCCAATCATAGATGCGCCCAATGTCCGACCGATTGCGCCCGAATACAACGACGAAACCTATCTGTCCAATCGCCTTTTGGCGTTCGAGAGGGATGGATGGAGGTGTGTTTGGTGCGGCGGTCAGGATAACCTTCAGGCGCATCATATCGAACCTGTCCCCGTAGGAACGGTCTTCGACCCGACCGTCGTGCACCGAGTCGAAAACCTTCAGACATTGTGCGCGACATGCCACAGTAAGCTGCCTAGAAACTAG